In Escherichia ruysiae, a genomic segment contains:
- the nusG gene encoding transcription termination/antitermination protein NusG, with amino-acid sequence MSEAPKKRWYVVQAFSGFEGRVATSLREHIKLHNMEELFGEVMVPTEEVVEIRGGQRRKSERKFFPGYVLVQMVMNDASWHLVRSVPRVMGFIGGTSDRPAPISDKEVDAIMNRLQQVGDKPRPKTLFEPGEMVRVNDGPFADFNGVVEEVDYEKSRLKVSVSIFGRATPVELDFSQVEKA; translated from the coding sequence ATGTCTGAAGCTCCTAAAAAGCGCTGGTACGTCGTTCAGGCGTTTTCCGGTTTTGAAGGCCGCGTAGCAACGTCGCTGCGTGAGCATATCAAATTACACAACATGGAAGAGTTGTTTGGCGAAGTCATGGTTCCGACTGAAGAAGTCGTTGAGATCCGTGGCGGTCAGCGTCGCAAAAGCGAACGCAAATTCTTCCCTGGCTACGTCCTCGTTCAGATGGTGATGAACGACGCGAGCTGGCACCTGGTGCGCAGCGTACCGCGTGTGATGGGCTTCATCGGCGGTACTTCCGATCGTCCTGCGCCAATCAGCGATAAAGAAGTTGATGCGATTATGAACCGCCTGCAGCAGGTTGGTGATAAGCCGCGTCCGAAAACGCTGTTTGAACCGGGTGAAATGGTTCGTGTTAATGATGGTCCGTTCGCTGACTTCAACGGCGTCGTTGAAGAGGTGGATTACGAGAAGTCTCGTCTGAAAGTCTCTGTTTCTATCTTCGGTCGTGCGACCCCGGTAGAGCTGGACTTCAGCCAGGTTGAAAAAGCCTAA
- the secE gene encoding preprotein translocase subunit SecE codes for MSANTEAQGSGRGLEAMKWVVVVALLLVAIVGNYLYRDIMLPLRALAVVILIAAAGGVALLTTKGKATVAFAREARTEVRKVIWPTRQETLHTTLIVAAVTAVMSLILWGLDGILVRLVSFITGLRF; via the coding sequence ATGAGTGCGAATACCGAAGCTCAAGGAAGCGGGCGCGGCCTGGAAGCGATGAAGTGGGTCGTTGTGGTGGCATTGCTCCTGGTGGCAATCGTCGGCAACTACCTTTATCGCGACATTATGCTGCCGCTGCGTGCGCTGGCCGTAGTAATTCTGATTGCTGCAGCGGGTGGTGTCGCGCTGTTAACGACAAAAGGTAAAGCAACCGTTGCTTTTGCCCGTGAAGCGCGTACCGAAGTCCGTAAGGTCATTTGGCCGACTCGCCAGGAAACATTGCACACCACGCTGATTGTGGCTGCGGTTACCGCAGTAATGTCACTGATCCTGTGGGGACTGGATGGTATTCTGGTTCGCCTGGTATCCTTTATCACTGGCCTGAGGTTCTGA